Genomic segment of Fibrobacter sp. UWEL:
CGTAGACGATGCTTAAGCTGACTCCGTCAATTTTACGTTCGCAAATCCACTTGTCAGATGTCGTTCTGGAGGACTCGTCGTGTCCGATAGAATCTGTTTCGATTTCTTCCAGACCTTTTTCGGCGGATTCAACAAATTCTTGCATTTCTTCGGCGCTGTATACGTTGGAAATGCTGAGCATGGGGACTGCGTGGGTGACCTTGGCGAAATCGTTGGTCAGGTCACTACCCACATTTCGGGTTAGAGAGTTTGCACCGCCCAGTTCCGGATATTTCTTTTCCAGAGCTTCCATTTCCTTCAGGCCGAAGTCAAAATCCTGGTCGCTCATGGGGGAGATGCCATCCTTGTAGTAAAGGCGGCTAGCTTCTTCCAACTGCTTCTTCAGTTCAAAATATCGGGTATGGTCAAACTCTTTCTGGTCCATAAAGTCCCTCGTTATTTAACGCCCTAGAAGAACATCTTTACGCCGATGCCAATCAGGATAATGCCTGCAATGACTTCGGGAATCTTGGTCTTGAATTTCTTTGCGGCGCGACGTCCGATCTCAAATCCGATGACGCCCATGACAAAACTTGCGATGGCGATGGCAGAAGTTGCGGTTACCATGTTGGCGTTAATAAAGGCGAAGGAGATGCCGACAGCAAAGGCGTCGATACTTGTTGCAATGGACATCAGCAGAATGTTTGCGATAGTCAAATTCTTGGAGGCAATTTCTGCGGCTTCGTCGTCTCCACCACGGACTGCACCCCAGATCATGCGGCCACCCAGAATGCAGAGAATGGCGCAGGCGATGGGCGTACCGATAGATTCAAACCAGCGTTGGGCGAAGTTCCCCAGGAAGTATCCCAGTAAGGTCATGCCGCCCTGAAAGACGCCGAAGGAAATAGCCTGGATTAAGGCTCTGGAATAGGGGATGCCTTTCTTGGTGAGACCGGTGGCGATGGAGACCGCGAAACAGTCCATGGCCTCGACAATTGCGATAACGATGATTTCAATAATTCCCATGTAGACAAAGATAGAAATAAGCTATGAGATCTGAGCTTTGCGCAGTACGTTATGAGCTATGGATAATGTTCTGGTTGAAAAAATTTTACGTATATTTTAGGAAGATTCAGGATGATTGAAATGGGTGTGAAATTCAAGCTGGTTTTAGGCGTTTTTATACTGGCAACAGGGCTTTTTGCTCTGGATTTTGCCTTGCCTGAAGTTACGCCTGAATTGAAGACTGAGTCCCAGGAATTTTTCCAGAATGAATGTAAGGGCTGCCACAGGTGGGCCCGAAAGTTTGCGGCTCCTCCCATGAAGGATAACGTTCTGCAGTATGCGGACAAGCCGGAGGAGATGGTAAAGTACTTGATGCATCCTACGCCGAAACATCCCGATGAATGGCCGGCTATGGATATTACCCCCCTGACGGAAATCCAGGCCAAGAAAATGACTGCCTGGCTGCTTTACATCCTAAAGAATCCCGATGATCCAGGGAGGCCCAAGTGAAGATTCTTGTGGCGGTTTTCTCCTTGATATTTGCCTTCCTGCTGGCTGATTTTGTGGTGGGACGTGGTGCGGAACCTTTCCGTACGGGTTTTTCAAATACAAGCGAATCTAAACCTGGCGTGCCCTTTGATCACGCACTCCATGGGGATTCCATTGGTCTGGACTGTGCCTCTTGCCATACGGGGAGTCGCTCCCTAGCTAAGGCCTATTTCCCCTCCAAGAAGGACTGTATGGATTGCCATCGTTTGCCCTTGACGGAAAATCCGGGGATTGAAACTTTGGATTCTGCCTTGGCCAATGCTCCGGAAAAGCCTTGGTCTAAGAAATCCAACTTGCCGGACCATGTGGTCTTCCACCACGGAGTTCATGCTGCGGCGGGTGTAACCTGTGCCAGTTGCCATGGAGACGTGAATAAGAATGTCTATGGTGGTGAAAAGTTCGATATGAAAACTTGTCTTCAGTGCCATCGGGGCGAAACATTCAAGGATATGGGCTATAAGCCGGCGGCCACTGATTGTGCCACCTGCCATCGCTAGGTATATTTATGGCAATGGATCGTCGCGATTTCATAAAGTCTTGTTCCTTGATGGCCGTAGCAGGTCTTCTTTTTGGCTGTCGTAAGGATGTGCTGTCGGAACTGGCTCACGTAGGCGACGTTCCCAGCGTGAAAAAGTTTGAAGAGGAAGTTCGCCAGGCCATGGCAATCGTCCGTAAGGAAATGGACTTAGTGCCCGTATCCTTCCCGAAGGAACTTTCTCTTTCTGGAAAGACCTGCAAGAATCGTTTTGGCATGGTCATCGACCTGAACGCCTGCGATGGATGTGGCAAGTGCATTTTGGCCTGCAACAAGGAAAATAACATCCCTCTGGTTCCCGAGAAGGATGCTGCCGATGGACGCTTTATGCACTGGATTGAAATGCGGGGAAACGCGCCCTTCATGTGCGCCCACTGCGGTAATGCCCCTTGTGAGAAAGTCTGCCCTACGGGGGCTGCTTCCCATAGCGAAGATGGCTTAAGCACCATGATGTACAAGCGTTGTGCCGGTTCCAGATTCTGCGGCGCCAACTGCCCCATGCAGGCAAGGAAGTTTAACTTCCACGATAGCAAGGCAATGGGCCTCAGTCGCGTCTTTAACCCCAAGGTCCCCCTTCGCGATAAGGGCGTCATGGAAAAGTGTTCCCTCTGTCTCCATCGCCTTCAGGATGACCGCATGCGATTCAAGACTGAGTTGTCCGTTTCCCTGAAGTCCGAAGTTTCTTTGAAGTCCGAGGAATGGCGTGGCCGTGGAGTAAATACCGCTTGTGGGGAGGCCTGTCCCAAGAAGGCCATCATTTTCGGGAACTGGCTGGATAAGGAATCTCCCTTAGTAAAGGCCGTAGCCGGACGTACTCTTTATGCACCAAAGAGTCTGGCCTCCTTTGATCCCTCAATTCTTTTCATTATGGGGCGTCACTAATGCTGAAGGTTTTAAGAATCATCGGTTTAGTGTTGCTTATGCCTGGGCTTGCTGCTCTGGGACTTTCTCTCTATGAAGGACCGGGAAGCTGGTATACGGATTCTCAGACGTTCTGGGGGACTCCTATTGCCCTCTTTGTTTTCTGGATTGGTCTGGCTCATGCCGGAACTTTGCTTTCTGCCATTTTCCTGGTGTTGAATGTTAGGTTAGACCGTCGTACCGCCATGCTTGCGGAACTGTCCACCTTGTGTTGCCTTGCCTTGGCAGTTCTGTTCCCCTTGATTCATCTGGGCGTCATCGGGAACTTCTATATGGTAGCTCCCTTTGTGGATGGGCGAGGAGTGTTCCCTAATGCAGGCTCTCCCTTGGTTTGGGATTTCTGCTGTATTGCGGTATACGGAATTCTGTCTGCGCTGTTCTTCAACAATCATCTTGCATCCCAGAAAAATCCTGCTTTTGAAAAACTGCGTAGACCTTTAGCTTGGCTGCTATTGCCCTTGGTCTTGTGGGTCCATTCTGTGGTAAGCCTGGACTTTGCCACCACCTTCGTTCCTAGCTGGCAAGGCGCTTTCTTCCCCTTCTACTTTGTGGTGGGAGCAGTCTATTCTGGATTGGCCCTGGTGAACGCTTTGCTTTGTGCGGAAGGGTTCCGCGTCCGTATGCTGGAACGTTTGATGATGGTTTCATCCTGGATCATCTGCGTCATCTGGTTGTGGATTTTCCTGAGGTCGGGCGAATTCTTTGCTGGAACATTTGTCTTTGCCGGCGTCCTCCCGCAACTCTATTGGGTTGCTGGCGTTCGCGATCGTCGTCGCGGCCGCCTGCTGATCAGTCTCTCCGTTTTGACTGGCTTATTCCTGGAACGACTTTACCTTGTTTCTCCGGGCTTTGAAAATATTTCTGCAAGGCTTGGCTGGAACGATTTTGGATTGATTTCTTTCTCTCTCGGTTTCTTCCTTCTGCTCTTTTACGGTCTGCGAAATTTTGTGGGTAAATATCTGGAAGATTACAATACCTATTTCGGCGAAATGGATGGCAGCGAGATGGAAGCGGATGTGGCCCGAACGGAAAATTTGGAACAGGTGCAGGATTCCTATGTTCCGCCGTTTTCCTCACCGGAATTTAGGAGCCTTCGTTTGCCTGTTCTGTTTGGCGTTTTGTTGACAATCTTGTTCTGCATTTGGTGCTTGAATCTGCCTCAAAATAATCTTGAACTAGAAAACCTGTTGCCCTTGACTTATCCCTTGATTGCTTTGGTAGCGGGGTTGTCTCTCTGGCTGGAAACATCGTTCAAGTTGCAGGTGTCTTCCTGGAAAAAACTTGCCTTGATTTCTGTAGGAGCAATTATGATGGGTGGAGTCGTCGGGATCTTCTACGCAGGTTTTCCAACGAGCCCATCTGACGAAAACGTCTCTACCGCAGTCCCACAAGCGCCTTCCATTTCTGGAACGGTAACTCCGGAATCGTCCGCTTTGCTCTGGAATGCTCGTTGCACCTCCTGTCATGGAACTGATGGAAAGTTGAATGAGAAGTTCGTCCGAGAATTCTATCCCGTACCTACTACACTGACGTTTGACCGTCTGAACTCCTTGGGCGATGACTCGCTCTATCAGGTCATTTCCAAGGGACGCGCCAATATGAATTCCTATGAGGGCCGCCTCTCGGAAGATGAAATCCGCGGTCTTGTTCAGTATATGCGTTCCTTGGCAAAGGAGGTTTCAAGATGATACCTCTGCTAAACGCGCTTGGATGTCTGCTAGCACTTGGTTGCGCCTATTACTTGTGGCGACCGGGTTCTGGACTGTACCGCAATGGTGGCATTCTTGCGGTATCTCTCCTTCTGTTTGTGGTCTTCTCTGCGGCCGCAGGTGACGTGGAGTATTATCCGTTCCGTCTGTTGGCGTTGTGTCTTTGCTTCTCCACGACTGCACTGACAAAGTCCCGCAGGGCCTTCATCATTCTGGCTCAAATCTTCTGGTTATGGATTGAGTTGTTTGGAAATGTTTCTCTCTATTACCGAGGGGGCGATTTCAACTGGACTCGTCTAATAGCCATCTTTGGATTGGCTTTGTGCAGTTCCTTCCTGTCAAGAATCTCGAAGGAGATGGAATTCTGTCTGCTGGTCTTCTGGATTGCCGTCTGGGTTTTCTTCTAGGCTATTTCTTCTTGACAGAAATTTCCTGAATTCGCTTTTCGGAGAGCTTGGAGAGAAGTACCGCCTTCTCTCTTTTTTCATCAAGTTCCTTTTGAGTTTTGACGAACATACCCATGGTAGAGGGATGCCTCATGGTATACGAGAGGGTGGTCCCGTGAGGCATGTTCTTATACATCACTGGCCACAGATCCTTGACGGATGAACCT
This window contains:
- a CDS encoding manganese efflux pump MntP family protein, with amino-acid sequence MGIIEIIVIAIVEAMDCFAVSIATGLTKKGIPYSRALIQAISFGVFQGGMTLLGYFLGNFAQRWFESIGTPIACAILCILGGRMIWGAVRGGDDEAAEIASKNLTIANILLMSIATSIDAFAVGISFAFINANMVTATSAIAIASFVMGVIGFEIGRRAAKKFKTKIPEVIAGIILIGIGVKMFF
- a CDS encoding c-type cytochrome, coding for MIEMGVKFKLVLGVFILATGLFALDFALPEVTPELKTESQEFFQNECKGCHRWARKFAAPPMKDNVLQYADKPEEMVKYLMHPTPKHPDEWPAMDITPLTEIQAKKMTAWLLYILKNPDDPGRPK
- a CDS encoding cytochrome c3 family protein, with the protein product MKILVAVFSLIFAFLLADFVVGRGAEPFRTGFSNTSESKPGVPFDHALHGDSIGLDCASCHTGSRSLAKAYFPSKKDCMDCHRLPLTENPGIETLDSALANAPEKPWSKKSNLPDHVVFHHGVHAAAGVTCASCHGDVNKNVYGGEKFDMKTCLQCHRGETFKDMGYKPAATDCATCHR
- a CDS encoding 4Fe-4S dicluster domain-containing protein; the encoded protein is MDRRDFIKSCSLMAVAGLLFGCRKDVLSELAHVGDVPSVKKFEEEVRQAMAIVRKEMDLVPVSFPKELSLSGKTCKNRFGMVIDLNACDGCGKCILACNKENNIPLVPEKDAADGRFMHWIEMRGNAPFMCAHCGNAPCEKVCPTGAASHSEDGLSTMMYKRCAGSRFCGANCPMQARKFNFHDSKAMGLSRVFNPKVPLRDKGVMEKCSLCLHRLQDDRMRFKTELSVSLKSEVSLKSEEWRGRGVNTACGEACPKKAIIFGNWLDKESPLVKAVAGRTLYAPKSLASFDPSILFIMGRH
- a CDS encoding c-type cytochrome — its product is MLKVLRIIGLVLLMPGLAALGLSLYEGPGSWYTDSQTFWGTPIALFVFWIGLAHAGTLLSAIFLVLNVRLDRRTAMLAELSTLCCLALAVLFPLIHLGVIGNFYMVAPFVDGRGVFPNAGSPLVWDFCCIAVYGILSALFFNNHLASQKNPAFEKLRRPLAWLLLPLVLWVHSVVSLDFATTFVPSWQGAFFPFYFVVGAVYSGLALVNALLCAEGFRVRMLERLMMVSSWIICVIWLWIFLRSGEFFAGTFVFAGVLPQLYWVAGVRDRRRGRLLISLSVLTGLFLERLYLVSPGFENISARLGWNDFGLISFSLGFFLLLFYGLRNFVGKYLEDYNTYFGEMDGSEMEADVARTENLEQVQDSYVPPFSSPEFRSLRLPVLFGVLLTILFCIWCLNLPQNNLELENLLPLTYPLIALVAGLSLWLETSFKLQVSSWKKLALISVGAIMMGGVVGIFYAGFPTSPSDENVSTAVPQAPSISGTVTPESSALLWNARCTSCHGTDGKLNEKFVREFYPVPTTLTFDRLNSLGDDSLYQVISKGRANMNSYEGRLSEDEIRGLVQYMRSLAKEVSR